From the Sulfurimonas sp. C5 genome, one window contains:
- the murI gene encoding glutamate racemase: protein MRIGVFDSGIGGLTVVKSLLKHQLFEEIVYYGDTARVPYGSKDKNTIIRYGIEAVEMFKNFDLDMIVVACNTVSAYALKEMNETASCPVIGVVEAGVLACANMLDNKDANVLVLGTKATINSQAYENGLTQHSYTNIKSLATPLFVPIVEEELNNSTILDETMKHYFKNVSKPDAVILGCTHFPLIADELQNYFGGETKLVHSGDAIVEYLHTQFDLSKKYPTPTLKFFASENPEALRSIANKWLEL, encoded by the coding sequence ATGCGCATAGGTGTATTTGACAGCGGTATTGGAGGCTTAACAGTTGTTAAGTCACTTCTAAAGCACCAACTTTTTGAAGAGATAGTCTACTACGGAGACACAGCGCGTGTCCCTTACGGTTCAAAAGACAAAAACACAATCATCCGTTACGGTATCGAAGCGGTTGAGATGTTTAAAAATTTCGATCTAGACATGATCGTTGTTGCTTGTAATACAGTAAGTGCCTACGCATTAAAAGAGATGAACGAAACTGCATCGTGTCCTGTTATCGGTGTTGTGGAAGCAGGAGTTCTTGCTTGTGCAAATATGCTTGACAACAAAGATGCAAATGTTCTTGTTTTAGGGACAAAAGCAACTATTAACTCACAAGCGTATGAAAACGGACTCACTCAACATTCATATACAAATATCAAATCCCTTGCAACTCCTCTTTTTGTACCTATCGTTGAAGAGGAATTAAACAACAGTACTATTTTAGACGAAACGATGAAACACTATTTTAAAAATGTTTCCAAGCCTGATGCCGTGATATTAGGATGCACACACTTCCCTCTTATAGCAGATGAATTACAAAACTATTTCGGCGGTGAAACAAAACTGGTTCACTCAGGAGATGCAATCGTTGAGTATTTACATACGCAATTTGACCTCTCTAAAAAGTACCCGACACCGACACTTAAATTTTTTGCTTCTGAGAATCCTGAAGCACTCCGCAGTATTGCAAACAAATGGCTTGAACTATGA
- the rho gene encoding transcription termination factor Rho, which yields MSETTQSQPRKNNKNSKTNNNNSKRTHTPVSGSSVEELRIKSIDELVELATELGVEQPNELKRQDVIFEILKAQTAQGGYILFSGILEIMQDGYGFIRSIDKSFNESINDAYVSNTQIRRFALRNGDVVTGQVRPPKDQERYYALIKIEAVNSLPPEESKKRPLFDNLTPLYPQEQLKLEYKEKGFTGRMMDLFAPIGKGQRSLIVAPPRSGKTELLKEIAHGITNNHPEVDLMVLLVDERPEEVTDMERSVKGEVYSSTFDMPAKNHVKVAEMVIEKAKRRVELGRDVVILLDSITRLARAYNTVTPSSGKVLSGGVDANALHKPKRFFGAARNIENGGSLTIVATALIDTGSRMDEVIFEEFKGTGNSEVVLDRKIADRRIFPAIDILKSGTRKDDLLIGTETLQKVFILRQMLHKQDDEVEALKFIYNTMGKKATNEEFLESMNTDK from the coding sequence ATGAGTGAAACTACACAATCACAACCCCGTAAAAACAACAAGAACAGTAAAACTAATAATAACAATTCAAAAAGAACTCATACTCCTGTAAGCGGTTCTAGTGTTGAAGAGTTACGTATAAAAAGTATTGACGAATTAGTTGAACTGGCAACAGAATTAGGTGTTGAACAACCAAATGAACTAAAACGTCAAGACGTTATCTTCGAGATCTTAAAAGCACAAACTGCTCAAGGTGGGTATATCCTATTCAGCGGTATTTTAGAGATCATGCAAGACGGTTACGGTTTTATCCGTTCAATCGACAAATCATTTAACGAATCAATCAACGATGCATATGTATCAAATACGCAAATCCGTCGTTTCGCATTAAGAAACGGTGACGTTGTAACAGGACAAGTTCGTCCTCCAAAAGATCAAGAAAGATACTACGCACTTATCAAAATAGAAGCGGTAAACTCTCTTCCACCTGAAGAGTCTAAAAAACGTCCTCTATTTGATAACTTAACTCCTCTATATCCACAAGAACAATTAAAACTTGAATATAAAGAAAAAGGTTTTACTGGTCGTATGATGGACCTTTTTGCACCTATTGGTAAAGGGCAAAGAAGTCTTATTGTTGCACCTCCAAGAAGCGGTAAAACAGAGCTTTTAAAAGAGATCGCTCACGGTATTACAAACAACCATCCTGAAGTTGACTTAATGGTACTTCTAGTAGATGAGAGACCTGAAGAGGTTACTGACATGGAGCGCAGCGTTAAAGGTGAAGTTTACAGTTCAACTTTCGATATGCCTGCGAAAAACCACGTAAAAGTAGCTGAAATGGTAATTGAGAAAGCTAAACGTCGTGTAGAACTTGGACGTGATGTTGTTATCTTACTTGACTCTATCACTCGTCTTGCTCGTGCATACAATACTGTAACACCTTCAAGCGGTAAGGTACTTTCAGGTGGTGTGGATGCAAATGCTTTACATAAACCAAAAAGATTCTTCGGTGCTGCACGTAACATTGAAAACGGCGGAAGTTTAACAATCGTTGCTACTGCACTGATTGACACTGGAAGCAGAATGGATGAAGTTATCTTTGAAGAGTTCAAAGGGACTGGTAACTCTGAAGTTGTTCTTGATAGAAAAATTGCAGACAGACGTATCTTCCCAGCGATCGATATCCTTAAATCTGGTACTCGTAAAGATGATCTTCTTATCGGTACTGAAACATTACAAAAAGTATTTATTTTACGTCAAATGTTACATAAACAAGACGATGAAGTAGAAGCGCTTAAATTTATCTACAATACAATGGGTAAAAAAGCAACGAACGAAGAGTTCTTAGAGAGTATGAATACAGATAAGTAA
- a CDS encoding chemotaxis protein, whose product MMGDNSLKIGSNEMELVDFRIFKEENGEVYEGIYGINVAKVREIIKVPFLTELPGTPDFIEGIFDLREVVIPVVNLAKWMGINEPENVQQNSRVIITEFNNVLIGFIVHDAKRIRRISWSDIEPATFISASSTLDGSKITGVTKIEDENVLLILDLESVVQELGLYEPDTDMQVKELEHFTGIAMVLDDSATARKIVTDALEKMGFSVIGAVDGEEGLQKLEDLYNNYGEEIVERLKIIISDVEMPKMDGFHFAAQMKDDPRFNKIPIVFNSSISDHFSEDRGLEAGGEAYLVKFQAGEFYDQVARIVHAHMK is encoded by the coding sequence ATTATGGGTGATAACTCCTTAAAAATAGGCTCCAATGAGATGGAGCTTGTCGACTTTCGTATCTTTAAAGAAGAAAACGGAGAAGTGTATGAGGGTATTTACGGCATTAATGTTGCCAAAGTAAGAGAGATTATTAAAGTACCTTTTTTAACGGAACTTCCCGGAACTCCTGACTTCATTGAAGGGATATTTGACCTTCGCGAAGTTGTAATACCGGTTGTAAACCTAGCTAAATGGATGGGTATTAACGAACCGGAAAATGTACAGCAAAATTCCAGAGTTATAATTACCGAATTCAATAACGTTTTAATCGGTTTCATTGTACATGATGCCAAGAGAATCAGAAGAATCTCTTGGAGTGACATTGAACCGGCTACGTTTATAAGTGCAAGCAGTACATTGGACGGTAGCAAAATCACGGGTGTAACAAAAATAGAAGATGAAAATGTTCTTTTAATTCTTGACTTGGAGAGTGTTGTTCAAGAACTTGGTCTTTATGAACCGGACACTGATATGCAGGTAAAAGAGCTAGAGCATTTTACTGGAATAGCTATGGTTCTCGATGACAGTGCTACGGCAAGAAAAATCGTAACGGACGCATTGGAAAAAATGGGCTTTAGCGTTATTGGTGCAGTTGACGGTGAAGAGGGCTTACAAAAACTGGAAGACCTCTACAATAATTACGGTGAAGAGATAGTAGAACGCTTAAAAATTATTATCTCTGATGTTGAGATGCCGAAAATGGATGGATTCCATTTCGCAGCACAAATGAAAGATGATCCGAGATTTAATAAAATACCTATTGTGTTCAACTCGTCAATTAGTGACCACTTTAGTGAAGATCGCGGTTTAGAAGCCGGAGGTGAAGCTTACTTAGTTAAGTTCCAAGCCGGAGAATTTTATGATCAAGTAGCACGCATTGTGCATGCACATATGAAATAG
- the greA gene encoding transcription elongation factor GreA, which translates to MSNVEPMTIFGYEKLQAEVKDLKEVKRPGVVKAIEEALEHGDLKENAEYHAAKEMQKNIDNRLAELQEIIGNAQIVDPSELEHARVSFGSTVIMTDLDSDEEVSYTIVGGAESNPDMGLISFNSPLAKQLLGKEEGDEVKVRLPGGEKEFEIDEVKYQEIVFETH; encoded by the coding sequence ATGAGTAACGTAGAGCCAATGACAATTTTCGGCTATGAAAAACTTCAAGCTGAAGTGAAAGATCTTAAAGAAGTAAAACGTCCAGGTGTTGTAAAAGCGATCGAAGAAGCACTTGAACACGGTGACTTAAAAGAAAATGCAGAATATCATGCTGCAAAAGAGATGCAAAAAAATATAGACAACCGTTTAGCGGAACTTCAAGAGATTATCGGTAATGCTCAAATTGTAGATCCTAGTGAACTTGAACATGCAAGAGTAAGTTTTGGCTCTACTGTTATTATGACAGACCTTGACAGTGATGAAGAAGTATCATACACAATTGTTGGCGGTGCAGAGAGTAATCCGGATATGGGGCTTATTTCTTTTAACTCTCCACTTGCAAAACAACTTCTTGGAAAAGAAGAAGGCGATGAGGTGAAAGTTCGTCTTCCAGGCGGTGAAAAAGAGTTTGAGATCGATGAAGTAAAATATCAGGAGATAGTTTTTGAAACACATTAA
- the argC gene encoding N-acetyl-gamma-glutamyl-phosphate reductase produces MKHINVGVIGASGYTGLELVKILVKHPNFKLTYLANSEGGINADELHPSLKNVCNLEVKKANISEASMECELVFLALPHKTAMAYVKPLIANGVKVVDLSADYRLPLYTYEAFYTQHTDIENLEHSVYGLPELFREELKSAKLVANPGCFPTSAILGLLPFMQYRVAHTPIIVDAKTGVSGAGKKLSDTTHFVNVNDNLFAYNPLMHRHAPEIADKLNVDFEEVHFVPHLVPITRGMLSSIYIQVEGDFDEQAVLEEFYKNAPHVRISNQPTTMKDVAGTNFCDIYVKRKENMLFISSAIDNLMRGASSQAVVNANIMMGLDEDAGIPDIAYVP; encoded by the coding sequence TTGAAACACATTAATGTAGGTGTTATCGGAGCCAGTGGTTATACAGGGCTTGAACTAGTAAAAATATTAGTAAAACATCCAAACTTTAAACTTACATACCTGGCTAATTCAGAGGGTGGGATAAATGCAGACGAGTTGCATCCATCACTAAAAAACGTATGTAATTTAGAAGTGAAAAAAGCAAATATTTCTGAAGCAAGTATGGAGTGTGAACTTGTATTTTTAGCTTTACCTCATAAAACAGCTATGGCATATGTAAAACCTCTGATTGCAAACGGTGTCAAGGTTGTGGATCTCTCGGCAGATTATCGTCTACCCTTATATACGTATGAAGCGTTTTATACACAGCATACTGATATTGAAAATTTAGAACACAGTGTATATGGACTGCCTGAGCTTTTTCGTGAAGAATTAAAGAGTGCAAAGCTTGTAGCAAATCCTGGATGTTTTCCAACTTCAGCAATCTTGGGATTACTGCCGTTTATGCAGTACCGTGTGGCACATACTCCAATTATTGTTGATGCTAAAACAGGTGTAAGCGGTGCAGGGAAAAAACTAAGTGATACGACACACTTTGTAAATGTAAACGATAATCTTTTTGCATACAATCCTTTAATGCATCGTCATGCTCCGGAAATTGCAGATAAATTAAATGTAGATTTTGAAGAGGTTCACTTTGTACCACACTTAGTTCCTATAACACGTGGTATGTTAAGCTCTATCTATATCCAAGTAGAGGGTGATTTTGATGAACAAGCAGTTCTAGAAGAGTTCTATAAAAATGCACCGCATGTACGTATCTCAAATCAACCTACGACAATGAAAGATGTTGCTGGTACAAACTTCTGTGATATCTACGTAAAAAGAAAAGAGAATATGCTTTTTATTTCATCAGCAATTGACAACTTAATGCGTGGAGCTTCATCTCAAGCAGTTGTAAATGCAAACATTATGATGGGCCTAGACGAGGATGCTGGAATTCCAGATATAGCGTATGTCCCATAA
- a CDS encoding tRNA threonylcarbamoyladenosine dehydratase, with the protein MARYTRTRLLFGNDFDRLQNGKIILLGVGGVGSFCLDCLYRNGITDITIVDFDTYDQTNQNRQMWSELHEHEVKVDALQQHYPEIKIIHQRIDEEWVKNFDFDEYDLVLDAIDDTKAKLALAQKCYKKLISSFGSAKRLDPTQVQVADIWKSYGDKFGSKIRYELRKRKFTKKYKVIFSSEEAQIKEKGSFMGVTATFGLTMCAEAIKMLRKK; encoded by the coding sequence ATGGCTAGATATACAAGAACGAGACTACTTTTTGGCAATGATTTCGATAGGCTGCAAAATGGAAAAATTATTTTACTCGGTGTAGGAGGGGTTGGAAGTTTTTGTCTTGATTGTTTGTACAGAAATGGAATTACAGACATTACTATTGTCGATTTTGACACATATGATCAAACGAACCAAAACCGTCAAATGTGGTCGGAACTGCACGAGCATGAAGTGAAAGTGGATGCCCTGCAACAGCACTATCCGGAGATAAAAATAATTCATCAAAGAATTGATGAGGAGTGGGTGAAAAACTTTGATTTTGATGAGTATGACTTGGTTCTTGATGCAATCGATGACACAAAAGCAAAACTTGCATTGGCTCAAAAGTGTTACAAAAAACTGATTTCATCTTTTGGAAGTGCAAAAAGGCTTGACCCTACACAGGTGCAAGTAGCAGATATCTGGAAAAGTTACGGGGATAAGTTCGGCTCAAAGATCCGTTATGAACTGAGAAAAAGAAAGTTTACCAAAAAGTATAAAGTGATCTTCTCTTCTGAAGAGGCACAAATTAAAGAAAAGGGCAGTTTTATGGGTGTGACTGCCACTTTTGGTTTGACGATGTGTGCAGAAGCAATTAAAATGTTAAGGAAAAAATAG
- a CDS encoding thiamine biosynthesis protein ThiF, which produces MTDGFDLSSPLVCEGIIGDGCGGGRIFFVEDEKLQVYDPFTKEVKVLLADIKDVQRISKSGCIISLQKLDDIEEFDISTFKH; this is translated from the coding sequence ATGACGGATGGTTTTGACCTAAGCTCACCTCTTGTATGTGAGGGAATTATCGGTGATGGCTGTGGCGGTGGCAGAATCTTTTTTGTGGAAGATGAAAAACTGCAGGTATATGACCCTTTCACCAAGGAAGTAAAAGTGTTGTTAGCCGATATAAAAGATGTACAGCGTATTAGCAAATCAGGATGTATCATCTCGCTGCAAAAGTTAGATGATATAGAAGAGTTTGATATTTCAACTTTCAAACACTAA
- a CDS encoding UDP-2,3-diacylglucosamine diphosphatase produces MSHNIEIKEGAFIISDAHFSSKRPELLEFINAIEAKQLQPTQLLLMGDIFDALFGSIDFTYTENQKIIELIEKIAQEIEVIYFEGNHDFNLKAVFQNIKIYPISQQPVAASFQDKKIYLAHGDFDGKLGYKLYTALIRNPIVLKILKPIDNLFNHFILRFVDQHLMKKDDCKELSWFEDFIQNRFHKRFDCDYFIEGHFHQNKTIKIDSMYYINLAAFACNQRYFIVKSLQENTILQEKQFSKGI; encoded by the coding sequence ATGTCCCATAACATAGAGATCAAAGAGGGTGCATTTATTATTTCAGATGCACATTTTTCCTCAAAACGTCCGGAACTATTAGAGTTTATAAATGCGATTGAAGCCAAACAACTCCAACCGACACAACTACTTTTAATGGGTGATATTTTTGATGCACTCTTTGGAAGCATAGACTTTACATATACAGAAAATCAAAAAATTATTGAACTGATAGAAAAAATTGCACAAGAGATAGAAGTAATTTATTTCGAGGGTAATCATGATTTTAACCTTAAAGCGGTTTTTCAAAACATTAAAATTTATCCTATTTCACAACAACCCGTAGCTGCATCATTTCAGGATAAAAAGATTTATCTGGCTCACGGTGATTTTGACGGGAAACTAGGGTATAAACTATACACAGCACTTATAAGAAATCCAATCGTATTAAAGATACTCAAACCTATTGATAATCTGTTTAATCATTTTATTTTACGTTTTGTTGATCAACATCTGATGAAAAAGGATGATTGTAAAGAGCTTTCATGGTTTGAAGATTTTATACAAAATCGTTTTCATAAACGGTTTGATTGCGACTATTTTATTGAAGGACATTTTCACCAAAATAAAACGATAAAAATAGATAGTATGTACTACATTAACTTGGCTGCTTTTGCTTGTAATCAAAGATATTTTATTGTAAAATCGTTACAAGAGAATACAATATTGCAAGAGAAACAGTTCTCTAAAGGGATATAA
- a CDS encoding chemotaxis protein CheW — protein MDEFQEILQDFLVESFELVEKLDEDLVELESNPEDLDLLNGIFRVAHTVKGASSFLNFDILTHLTHHMEDVLNKARHGELVITPDIMDVILESVDLMKQLLEQIRDTSNDGGIDVSECVSRLDKVSGGTGEVETPVAEAPVEEEVVEEVVETAEAQEDEPDYENMSPEEVEAEIERLLNQRQEEDKQKRAAKIAAGEKVPSLEPDVAPEEEAEEEPKAATPPPPPPPAAPKAPRASSAGDDSEPKAGAPAKKSQAAVEQTIRVDVKRLDHLMNLIGELVLAKNRLIKINDDVEERYEGEEFLEELNQVVSIVSLVTTDLQIAVMKTRMLPVGKVFNKFPRMIRDLSRELNKKIELIISGEDTELDKSIVEEIGDPLVHIIRNSCDHGIEAPEDRVAKGKEELGTIVLKAYNEGNQIVIQIDDDGKGLDPDMLKNKSLEKGIITEKEADMMSDKEAYGLIFKPGFSTAAQVTNVSGRGVGMDVVKTNIEKLNGIIDIDSEIGKGTSMKLKIPLTLAIIQALLVGVQEEHYAIPLASVLETVRISTDEIYTVEGKSVMRLRDDVLSLVHIGDIFEVERILDASEHAYVVVLGLGTSKLGLIVDTLVGQEEIVIKSLGEYLKGIDGIAGATIRGDGGVTLIVDVVALMEMAKNVKATALTQAAQGGSALNEKNSASDYVVMVVDDSKTDRTVMRKALEPMGITIIEAADGQEALNILKAGEHNFDAMLVDIEMPRMDGYSLATEIKKYNRYKNLPLIAVTSRTGKSDRMRGVESGMVEYITKPYSSDYLASVVQRNINFKSEFLNG, from the coding sequence ATGGATGAATTTCAAGAGATACTGCAGGATTTTTTAGTTGAATCGTTTGAACTCGTTGAAAAATTAGATGAGGACTTGGTTGAACTAGAATCAAATCCAGAAGATTTAGACCTTTTAAATGGAATTTTCCGTGTAGCACATACTGTTAAAGGTGCATCTTCGTTTTTAAATTTTGATATATTAACTCACTTGACACACCATATGGAAGATGTTTTAAACAAAGCAAGACATGGTGAACTGGTTATTACTCCTGATATTATGGATGTTATTTTAGAATCAGTTGACTTAATGAAACAACTTCTAGAACAGATTCGTGATACGAGCAATGACGGTGGTATTGACGTATCTGAATGTGTTTCAAGACTTGATAAAGTGAGTGGTGGAACAGGTGAGGTTGAAACCCCTGTAGCGGAAGCTCCTGTTGAAGAAGAAGTAGTTGAAGAGGTTGTTGAGACTGCTGAAGCGCAAGAAGATGAGCCTGACTATGAAAATATGTCTCCAGAAGAGGTTGAAGCTGAGATTGAAAGACTTCTCAATCAACGTCAAGAGGAAGATAAACAAAAACGTGCAGCTAAAATAGCAGCAGGTGAAAAAGTACCTTCATTAGAGCCTGACGTGGCTCCTGAAGAAGAGGCAGAAGAAGAACCAAAAGCGGCAACTCCTCCTCCACCGCCACCTCCAGCAGCTCCAAAAGCACCTCGTGCTAGCAGTGCAGGTGACGATTCAGAACCAAAAGCGGGAGCTCCTGCTAAAAAATCTCAAGCGGCAGTGGAACAAACTATCCGTGTTGACGTAAAAAGACTTGATCACTTAATGAACTTAATCGGTGAGCTTGTACTTGCTAAAAACAGACTTATCAAGATTAATGATGATGTTGAAGAGCGTTATGAGGGTGAAGAGTTCTTAGAGGAATTAAATCAAGTAGTTTCTATCGTGTCTCTTGTAACTACTGATTTGCAAATCGCAGTTATGAAAACACGTATGCTTCCTGTTGGAAAAGTATTTAACAAGTTTCCAAGAATGATTCGTGACCTTTCTCGTGAACTTAATAAAAAGATTGAACTTATCATCTCCGGTGAAGATACAGAACTTGATAAATCAATCGTAGAAGAGATAGGGGATCCGTTAGTACACATTATCCGTAACTCTTGTGACCATGGTATAGAAGCTCCTGAAGATCGTGTTGCTAAAGGAAAAGAGGAATTAGGAACAATTGTTCTTAAAGCATACAATGAAGGGAATCAAATCGTTATTCAGATCGATGATGACGGTAAAGGTTTAGATCCTGATATGCTGAAAAACAAATCACTCGAAAAAGGTATCATCACTGAAAAAGAAGCTGATATGATGAGTGATAAAGAGGCTTATGGGCTTATCTTTAAACCTGGTTTCTCAACTGCAGCACAAGTTACGAACGTTTCAGGTCGTGGTGTAGGAATGGATGTTGTAAAAACAAACATTGAAAAACTAAACGGTATTATTGATATTGATAGTGAGATAGGAAAAGGAACTTCTATGAAGTTAAAGATTCCTCTTACTCTTGCTATTATTCAAGCACTGTTAGTTGGTGTTCAGGAAGAACATTACGCTATCCCTCTTGCTTCAGTACTTGAGACTGTAAGAATCTCTACGGATGAGATCTATACGGTTGAGGGTAAAAGTGTTATGAGACTTCGTGATGATGTCCTTTCACTTGTACATATCGGTGATATTTTTGAAGTTGAACGTATACTTGATGCAAGTGAACACGCGTATGTGGTTGTACTTGGTCTGGGTACAAGCAAACTTGGACTTATCGTTGATACTCTTGTAGGGCAAGAAGAGATTGTTATTAAATCACTAGGTGAATACCTCAAAGGAATTGACGGAATTGCTGGAGCAACTATCAGAGGTGACGGTGGAGTAACACTTATTGTAGATGTTGTAGCTCTTATGGAAATGGCAAAAAATGTAAAGGCAACAGCATTAACACAGGCAGCACAAGGTGGAAGTGCTCTTAATGAGAAAAACTCTGCAAGTGATTATGTTGTAATGGTCGTTGATGATTCTAAAACAGATAGAACTGTTATGAGAAAAGCTTTAGAGCCGATGGGAATTACAATTATTGAAGCAGCTGACGGTCAAGAAGCACTTAATATCTTAAAAGCGGGTGAGCATAATTTTGATGCAATGCTGGTTGATATAGAGATGCCGAGAATGGACGGATACTCATTAGCAACTGAGATTAAAAAATATAACAGATATAAAAATCTGCCTCTGATTGCAGTAACTTCACGTACAGGAAAATCTGACCGT
- a CDS encoding TOBE domain-containing protein, producing MKIDGRFWLTKNDKSFLGSGRIELLEKIAQTGSINAAAKEMKMSYKAAWERINSMNELADEPIILRTIGGKGGGGTKLTDYAYELINTYKKLDELHRQFINRFSEAGDNPEHLAQILNRLFLTTSARNQLLATISQITINKINAVISMEIAGGGTLHSSITAKSAESMNLRVGSEVYGIIKSSDIQITTQKPQDTAKTNVIEGVVESIISNETDSEITLQINEKFSLTSSTSNKELQQLKQGDKAFAVIDYANVIIGL from the coding sequence ATGAAAATTGATGGAAGATTCTGGCTGACAAAAAATGATAAAAGTTTTTTAGGATCCGGAAGAATCGAACTCTTAGAAAAAATTGCACAAACCGGTTCAATCAATGCAGCTGCCAAAGAGATGAAAATGAGCTATAAAGCTGCTTGGGAACGCATAAACAGTATGAATGAACTTGCGGATGAACCTATTATTTTAAGAACGATAGGTGGCAAAGGCGGAGGCGGTACAAAGCTGACAGATTATGCTTATGAACTCATCAATACCTATAAAAAACTTGATGAACTTCACCGTCAATTTATAAATAGATTTAGTGAAGCGGGAGACAACCCTGAACATCTTGCACAAATTTTAAACCGTCTTTTTTTAACAACAAGTGCAAGAAATCAACTCCTTGCTACCATTTCACAAATCACAATCAATAAAATCAATGCCGTTATCTCTATGGAGATCGCAGGCGGCGGTACACTGCATTCTTCAATCACGGCAAAATCTGCCGAGAGCATGAACCTACGTGTTGGCAGTGAAGTTTACGGCATCATCAAATCAAGTGATATTCAGATCACTACACAAAAACCTCAAGATACTGCCAAGACAAATGTTATTGAAGGTGTAGTTGAATCGATTATCAGCAATGAAACAGACAGTGAAATCACTTTACAGATCAATGAAAAATTTTCCCTCACCTCTTCTACTTCAAATAAAGAATTACAACAACTCAAACAAGGGGATAAAGCATTTGCCGTTATTGATTATGCAAATGTCATTATAGGTCTTTAG
- the surE gene encoding 5'/3'-nucleotidase SurE, whose translation MEKRYTILVTNDDGYEAKGLLALKNILQTIVDVEVIVVAPANEKSACGHSLTLVRPLRFISVDDDFYKLDDGTPTDCIYLSLSTMFEETKPDLVISGINRGSNMGEDITYSGTAAGAMEGVLHGIPSIAISQVMDFTNPDGDFSLAQKTIKSLVEKIKSGTFPLPEREFLNINIPPDVEEAEIKVTYAGYRHYENDSHVHRNPRGEEYHWLGLHPLSFSPRKGVSTMSDFEAIEQGHISITPIMLDLSAYKSINQLQEWIDG comes from the coding sequence ATGGAAAAAAGATATACGATACTTGTAACGAACGATGATGGATATGAAGCCAAAGGATTATTGGCTTTAAAAAATATTTTACAAACTATAGTTGATGTAGAGGTGATAGTAGTTGCACCTGCAAATGAAAAGTCTGCCTGCGGACACTCTTTGACACTTGTACGACCTTTGCGTTTTATCTCTGTAGATGATGATTTTTATAAACTTGATGACGGGACACCGACAGATTGTATATATCTCTCTTTGAGTACTATGTTTGAAGAAACAAAGCCTGATCTTGTAATTAGTGGAATTAATCGCGGCTCAAACATGGGTGAGGACATAACATATTCCGGGACTGCTGCTGGGGCCATGGAAGGTGTGTTACACGGAATTCCTTCTATTGCAATCTCTCAGGTGATGGACTTTACGAATCCTGACGGTGATTTTTCACTGGCACAAAAAACTATCAAATCTTTGGTAGAGAAAATTAAAAGCGGGACTTTTCCTTTACCTGAGAGGGAGTTTTTAAATATTAATATCCCTCCTGATGTGGAGGAAGCCGAGATAAAAGTCACATATGCAGGATACAGACACTATGAAAACGATTCTCACGTACATAGAAATCCGAGAGGGGAAGAGTATCATTGGTTAGGTCTCCATCCGCTTTCATTTTCTCCGAGAAAAGGAGTGAGTACTATGAGTGACTTTGAAGCGATTGAACAGGGACATATCTCTATTACACCTATTATGCTTGATTTGAGTGCTTATAAAAGTATAAATCAACTGCAAGAGTGGATCGATGGCTAG